One Microbacterium sp. zg-B96 genomic region harbors:
- a CDS encoding NCS2 family permease, translated as MTAPAPAPAHSDATPRNGLDRFFEITKRGSTLGGEIRGGVVTFVTMAYIVILNPIILSTADVNGTILDPGAVAASTALTAGFMTILFGIVTRLPFAFAAGLGINAFLAFSVVGQVTWGEAMALTIINGLIIVLLAATGLRKMIFDAVPVQLKLAITVGIGLFIAFIGFVNAGFVGPAEGTPLELGIAGSVASIDTLLFVVTLLIGGALIALKVRGAILIALIAGTVLAAIVNIFTPVADFGLSAGLFALPDLSLIGAVDFGFDFGKVGFVTLLMFVFTLVFTNFFDAMGTMTGLAKEADLADAKGDFPRIKSALIVEGVGAVVGGATSSSSATVFVESGSGIGEGARTGFANVVTGVLFLLAMFVTPVTGLVPGFIAAAALVLVGAMMLAQIKHIDFSEFNVLLPVFLTVTVMPLSYSIANGIGAGFISWVVVNALSGNARKVHWLLWVVAFGFVLYFARGPLEMLLA; from the coding sequence ATGACTGCGCCCGCACCCGCCCCTGCCCACTCAGACGCCACACCCCGCAACGGCCTCGACCGTTTCTTCGAGATCACCAAACGCGGCTCCACCCTCGGCGGTGAGATCCGCGGCGGTGTCGTCACATTCGTGACGATGGCCTACATCGTGATCCTGAACCCGATCATCCTGTCCACCGCCGACGTCAACGGCACCATCCTCGACCCCGGCGCCGTCGCGGCGAGCACCGCCCTCACGGCCGGGTTCATGACGATCCTCTTCGGTATCGTCACCCGCCTGCCGTTCGCGTTCGCCGCGGGCCTCGGGATCAACGCGTTCCTCGCATTCTCGGTCGTCGGCCAGGTGACGTGGGGCGAGGCGATGGCCCTCACCATCATCAACGGCCTGATCATCGTGCTGCTGGCAGCGACGGGCCTGCGGAAGATGATCTTCGACGCCGTGCCCGTGCAGCTCAAGCTCGCGATCACCGTCGGCATCGGCCTGTTCATCGCGTTCATCGGCTTCGTCAACGCCGGCTTCGTCGGGCCGGCCGAGGGCACGCCCCTCGAGCTCGGCATCGCCGGCTCGGTCGCCTCGATCGACACGCTGCTGTTCGTGGTCACGCTGCTCATCGGCGGCGCCCTCATCGCGCTGAAGGTGAGGGGCGCGATCCTCATCGCCCTCATCGCCGGCACCGTCCTGGCCGCAATCGTCAACATCTTCACGCCGGTCGCCGACTTCGGCCTTTCGGCCGGCCTGTTCGCGCTCCCCGACCTCAGCCTCATCGGCGCCGTGGACTTCGGCTTCGACTTCGGCAAGGTCGGCTTCGTGACGCTGCTGATGTTCGTGTTCACGCTCGTGTTCACCAACTTCTTCGACGCCATGGGCACCATGACGGGACTTGCGAAGGAGGCCGATCTCGCCGACGCGAAGGGCGACTTCCCCCGCATCAAGTCGGCGCTCATCGTCGAGGGCGTCGGCGCCGTCGTCGGCGGCGCGACCTCGTCATCGTCGGCCACGGTGTTCGTCGAGTCGGGCTCCGGCATCGGCGAAGGCGCCCGCACGGGTTTCGCGAACGTCGTCACCGGTGTGCTGTTCCTGCTCGCGATGTTCGTGACGCCCGTCACCGGCCTCGTCCCCGGCTTCATCGCCGCTGCGGCGCTGGTGCTGGTCGGGGCCATGATGCTCGCGCAGATCAAGCACATCGACTTCTCCGAGTTCAACGTGCTGCTGCCGGTCTTCCTCACCGTGACCGTCATGCCGCTGAGCTACTCGATCGCCAACGGCATCGGCGCGGGCTTCATCAGCTGGGTCGTCGTCAACGCCCTGTCCGGCAACGCCCGGAAGGTGCACTGGCTGCTGTGGGTGGTCGCCTTCGGCTTCGTGCTGTACTTCGCCCGCGGCCCGCTCGAGATGCTGCTGGCCTGA
- a CDS encoding DUF6350 family protein, whose amino-acid sequence MNRLLVALLAAFDAVLAVAVGLVAALAPLTLLWIFGFGADASWAGLWPAAGRIWQLGHLVPLAVTLPEEFTVPAGIDPAAASFTVSLAPLALAVFTAVFAARSGARAATAGAWLTGVLSSTVVVAVAAAGVAMTTGNDIAAVQLWQAIGFPVLVFALPALGGALAVAWRTGDDGLVDAAHSVLVRRGGLWSEVPGLIARGTAIVVASLVGIGGLVVAIAVFAGGARMIALFQAGQVDALGASVLTLAELAYLPTFVIWAISFVAGPGFALGLDTVVSPVGTHVGVLPGIPVLGAIPESTSPWLLLLALLPVAAGALAGWVTRSQLVRQARTGPGGHEAMGVRVLVAFGITVASAGVAAVLAVVASGAIGPGALAVVGPAPGPLALAVGVETALGAAILLLSPRGRDAAGDAVAPVDRVADHAEHAEHAEHAEPEAPGEGAARAPVD is encoded by the coding sequence ATGAATCGCCTCCTCGTCGCCCTCCTTGCCGCTTTCGACGCCGTTCTGGCCGTCGCCGTCGGGCTCGTCGCCGCGCTCGCGCCGCTCACCCTGCTGTGGATCTTCGGCTTCGGCGCCGACGCCTCCTGGGCTGGGCTGTGGCCCGCCGCCGGCCGGATCTGGCAGCTCGGGCACCTCGTGCCGCTCGCGGTGACACTGCCTGAGGAGTTCACGGTGCCGGCCGGGATCGACCCCGCTGCGGCATCCTTCACCGTGTCGCTGGCACCCCTTGCCCTGGCCGTCTTCACCGCCGTGTTCGCCGCCCGCTCCGGCGCGCGGGCCGCCACCGCCGGCGCCTGGCTGACGGGGGTGCTGTCGAGCACCGTCGTGGTCGCCGTCGCGGCGGCGGGCGTCGCGATGACCACCGGCAACGACATCGCCGCCGTGCAGCTGTGGCAGGCGATCGGATTCCCGGTGCTCGTCTTCGCCCTGCCCGCCCTCGGCGGCGCGCTCGCGGTCGCCTGGCGCACCGGTGACGACGGCCTCGTCGACGCGGCGCACAGCGTGCTGGTCCGCCGCGGCGGCCTGTGGTCGGAGGTGCCGGGCCTCATCGCCCGTGGCACGGCCATCGTCGTGGCGTCGCTGGTGGGCATCGGCGGGCTGGTCGTGGCGATCGCGGTCTTCGCCGGAGGCGCGCGGATGATCGCGCTGTTCCAGGCGGGCCAGGTCGACGCGCTCGGGGCGTCCGTGCTCACTCTCGCGGAACTGGCCTACCTGCCGACGTTCGTGATCTGGGCGATCTCGTTCGTCGCCGGCCCCGGCTTCGCGCTGGGACTGGACACCGTGGTCTCGCCCGTGGGCACCCATGTCGGCGTGCTCCCCGGCATCCCGGTGCTGGGCGCGATCCCGGAGTCGACGTCCCCGTGGCTGCTGCTGCTCGCGCTGCTGCCGGTCGCCGCCGGTGCGCTCGCCGGCTGGGTGACCCGGTCGCAGCTGGTGCGTCAGGCACGTACCGGGCCGGGCGGCCATGAGGCGATGGGCGTGCGCGTGCTCGTCGCCTTCGGCATCACCGTGGCCTCGGCCGGGGTCGCCGCGGTGCTCGCGGTGGTCGCGTCCGGGGCGATCGGGCCGGGCGCCCTGGCCGTCGTCGGGCCGGCACCGGGGCCCTTGGCGCTCGCGGTGGGGGTGGAGACCGCGCTGGGCGCGGCGATCCTGCTGCTGTCGCCGCGCGGTCGCGATGCCGCCGGCGACGCCGTGGCGCCCGTCGACCGTGTCGCGGACCACGCGGAGCACGCGGAGCACGCGGAGCACGCGGAGCCGGAGGCCCCCGGGGAGGGCGCCGCGCGGGCGCCGGTAGACTGA
- the sucD gene encoding succinate--CoA ligase subunit alpha, giving the protein MSIFLNKDSKVIVQGITGGEGTKHTALMLKAGTQVVGGVNARKAGTTVLHHAADGSPVELPVFGSVAEAIEKTGADVSIAFVPPAFTKDAMVEAIDAEIPLLVVITEGVPVGDTAEAWAYAQSKGNTTRIIGPNCPGIITPGESLVGITPANIAGKGPIGLVSKSGTLTYQMMYELREIGFSTAIGIGGDPVIGTTHIDALAAFEADPETKAIVMIGEIGGDAEERAAEYIKANVTKPVVGYVAGFTAPEGKTMGHAGAIVSGSAGTAQAKKEALEAAGVKVGKTPSETADLMREIIAAL; this is encoded by the coding sequence ATGTCGATCTTCCTCAACAAGGACTCCAAGGTCATCGTCCAGGGCATCACCGGCGGCGAGGGCACCAAGCACACCGCTCTCATGCTCAAGGCCGGCACCCAGGTCGTCGGCGGCGTGAACGCCCGCAAGGCCGGCACCACGGTGCTGCACCACGCGGCCGACGGCTCGCCCGTCGAGCTGCCCGTCTTCGGCTCCGTCGCCGAGGCGATCGAGAAGACCGGTGCCGACGTGTCGATCGCGTTCGTGCCCCCGGCCTTCACGAAGGACGCGATGGTCGAGGCCATCGACGCCGAGATTCCGCTCCTGGTCGTCATCACCGAGGGCGTCCCCGTCGGCGACACCGCCGAGGCGTGGGCGTACGCCCAGTCCAAGGGCAACACGACCCGCATCATCGGCCCGAACTGCCCCGGCATCATCACGCCCGGCGAGTCGCTGGTCGGCATCACGCCCGCCAACATCGCCGGCAAGGGACCCATCGGTCTCGTCTCGAAGTCGGGAACCCTGACCTACCAGATGATGTACGAGCTGCGCGAGATCGGTTTCTCCACGGCCATCGGCATCGGCGGCGACCCGGTCATCGGCACGACGCACATCGACGCCCTCGCCGCGTTCGAGGCCGACCCCGAAACCAAGGCCATCGTCATGATCGGTGAGATCGGTGGCGACGCCGAAGAGCGCGCAGCCGAGTACATCAAGGCCAACGTCACCAAGCCGGTCGTCGGCTACGTGGCCGGTTTCACCGCCCCCGAGGGCAAGACGATGGGCCACGCCGGCGCCATCGTGTCCGGCTCCGCCGGCACCGCGCAGGCCAAGAAGGAGGCCCTCGAGGCCGCCGGCGTCAAGGTCGGGAAGACCCCGTCCGAGACGGCAGACCTGATGCGCGAGATCATCGCCGCGCTGTAA
- a CDS encoding putative T7SS-secreted protein codes for MSIELPDRIAPIPGSPDTVSSRATRFTATADAILEAVSGLRAAIADTSQHESKALDQLAENAGQVATRLESLEGRYREAGSALSSFATDLQTAQTEAMTLVREHAEATASEDRYNREIDHYREQRQRTTDPMEAVDLNRHLMLLTQRQGAQSSAAAGAQARFAQIIERLRDSGVAAAGRMRDAMDGDGLNDGLWDNFSGWVAENAEILKAIHKVLQLVTTVLSVLSFFLPVLAPFALAAAALTAGLSLILASTGQISWVDFAIDLITVATFGVAAVATRAIGGVMTALKGTRVARLAAQGNSSALRSVTGSFNGVLRGKNGLSLGPVQLPSVQWVREVTGAKGVFNAHFLRVAESARAGAGGPLDDLLLQIGREEMARIKIAFGIRTAVTMPNTILGSVAPGVADAFERIMADNPVSDVVDAGADWYQGVKDSATWKVGS; via the coding sequence ATGTCCATCGAACTGCCCGATCGGATCGCCCCCATCCCCGGGAGCCCCGACACCGTCTCCTCCCGCGCCACGCGGTTCACCGCGACGGCGGATGCCATCCTCGAGGCGGTCTCGGGCCTGCGCGCCGCCATCGCCGACACCAGCCAGCACGAGAGCAAGGCCCTCGACCAGCTCGCCGAGAACGCCGGACAGGTCGCCACGCGCCTGGAGTCCCTCGAGGGCCGCTACCGGGAGGCAGGCTCCGCGCTGAGTTCCTTCGCCACCGACCTGCAGACCGCGCAGACCGAGGCGATGACTCTCGTGCGCGAGCACGCCGAGGCGACGGCATCCGAAGACCGGTACAACCGCGAGATCGACCACTACCGCGAGCAGCGCCAGCGCACGACCGACCCGATGGAAGCGGTCGACCTCAACCGGCATCTGATGCTGCTGACCCAGCGCCAGGGCGCACAGTCCTCCGCCGCGGCGGGCGCCCAGGCGCGCTTCGCGCAGATCATCGAACGACTGCGCGACTCCGGCGTGGCCGCCGCGGGCCGCATGCGCGACGCGATGGACGGCGACGGGCTCAACGATGGGCTCTGGGACAACTTCTCCGGCTGGGTCGCCGAGAACGCCGAGATCCTCAAGGCCATCCACAAGGTGCTGCAGCTGGTGACCACGGTGCTGTCGGTGCTGAGCTTCTTCCTGCCGGTGCTGGCACCGTTCGCGCTGGCCGCGGCCGCCCTGACGGCGGGGCTCAGCCTCATCCTCGCCTCGACCGGCCAGATCTCGTGGGTCGACTTCGCGATCGACCTCATCACGGTGGCGACCTTCGGTGTCGCCGCGGTGGCGACCCGCGCGATCGGCGGCGTCATGACCGCCCTCAAGGGCACGCGCGTCGCGCGGCTGGCCGCACAGGGAAACTCCTCGGCGCTGCGCTCGGTCACCGGCAGCTTCAACGGCGTGCTGCGCGGCAAGAACGGGCTGAGCTTGGGGCCGGTGCAGTTGCCGTCGGTGCAGTGGGTCCGGGAGGTCACCGGCGCGAAGGGCGTGTTCAACGCGCACTTCCTCCGGGTCGCCGAGAGCGCCCGTGCCGGCGCGGGTGGACCGCTGGACGACCTGCTGCTGCAGATCGGCCGCGAAGAGATGGCGCGCATCAAGATCGCATTCGGCATCCGTACCGCCGTCACCATGCCCAACACGATCCTCGGCAGCGTCGCCCCCGGTGTCGCCGACGCGTTCGAGCGCATCATGGCCGACAACCCCGTGAGCGACGTGGTGGATGCCGGCGCGGACTGGTACCAGGGCGTCAAGGACAGCGCGACGTGGAAAGTAGGGTCGTAG
- the sucC gene encoding ADP-forming succinate--CoA ligase subunit beta, protein MDLYEYQARDLFEKYEVPVLAGIVADTPEEVRAAAEKIGGVVVVKAQVKAGGRGKAGGVKVAKTPDEAYEAAKGIFDLDIKGHIVKRVMVAQGARIDKEYYFSVLLDRANRSYLSLCSVEGGMEIEELAVERPEALARIEVNPATGIDKAKAVEIAQAAGFAPELVEAVSDVFVKLYAVYKGEDATLVEVNPLVLTEEGDIVALDGKVSLDENADFRHPGHALLEDKSAADPLEAKAKANDLNYVKLDGEVGVIGNGAGLVMSTLDVVAYAGENHGGVKPANFLDIGGGASAEVMAAGLDVILGDPQVKSVFVNVFGGITACDAVAKGIVGALAALGSSASKPLVVRLDGNKVEEGRAILRDAAHPLVTLADTMDSGADKAAELANA, encoded by the coding sequence GTGGATCTGTACGAGTACCAGGCACGAGACCTTTTCGAGAAGTACGAGGTGCCGGTTCTCGCCGGCATCGTCGCCGACACCCCCGAGGAGGTGCGGGCAGCAGCCGAGAAGATCGGCGGAGTCGTCGTCGTCAAGGCGCAGGTCAAGGCCGGCGGCCGCGGCAAGGCCGGCGGCGTGAAGGTCGCCAAGACCCCCGACGAGGCATACGAAGCGGCCAAGGGCATCTTCGACCTCGACATCAAGGGCCACATCGTCAAGCGCGTCATGGTCGCGCAGGGCGCCCGCATCGACAAGGAGTACTACTTCTCGGTGCTGCTGGACCGCGCGAACCGCTCCTACCTGAGCCTGTGCTCGGTCGAGGGCGGCATGGAGATCGAAGAGCTCGCCGTCGAGCGTCCCGAGGCGCTCGCGCGCATCGAGGTCAACCCCGCCACCGGCATCGACAAGGCCAAGGCCGTCGAGATCGCGCAGGCCGCGGGCTTCGCCCCCGAGCTCGTCGAGGCCGTCAGTGACGTGTTCGTCAAGCTCTACGCCGTCTACAAGGGTGAGGATGCCACGCTCGTCGAGGTCAACCCGCTCGTGCTGACCGAGGAGGGTGACATCGTCGCCCTCGACGGCAAGGTGTCCCTCGACGAGAACGCCGACTTCCGCCACCCCGGCCACGCGCTGCTGGAGGACAAGTCCGCCGCAGACCCGCTGGAGGCCAAGGCCAAGGCGAACGACCTGAACTACGTCAAACTCGACGGTGAGGTGGGCGTCATCGGCAACGGTGCGGGCCTGGTCATGTCGACGCTGGACGTCGTCGCCTACGCCGGCGAGAACCACGGCGGCGTCAAGCCCGCCAACTTCCTCGACATCGGCGGCGGCGCCTCGGCCGAGGTCATGGCCGCCGGCCTGGACGTCATCCTCGGCGACCCGCAGGTCAAGAGCGTGTTCGTCAACGTCTTCGGCGGCATCACCGCCTGCGACGCCGTTGCCAAGGGCATCGTCGGCGCACTCGCCGCGCTGGGCTCCAGCGCCTCCAAGCCGCTCGTGGTGCGCCTGGACGGCAACAAGGTCGAAGAGGGCCGCGCGATCCTGCGCGATGCCGCTCACCCGCTCGTCACCCTGGCCGACACGATGGACTCCGGCGCCGACAAGGCCGCCGAGCTCGCCAACGCCTGA
- a CDS encoding NAD(P)/FAD-dependent oxidoreductase, producing the protein MSEREYDVVVIGAGAVGENVADRAVQGGLRTVIVEAELVGGECSYWACMPSKALLRSAAAVRAARAVDGARQAVTGDIDVAAVLHRRNEITHDWSDEGQVQWLESAGIDLVRGHATFTGPRRLRVTDAAGTSTDLVARHAVAVATGSAALLPDVPGLREIEPWTSRDATSAQTVPTSLAIVGGGVVAAEMATAYAHLGTAVTMLVRSGLLGGTEPFAAELVAASLAESGVDIRTGVDVVGARRRGTGAGHNGGATGATLELSDGTRVHAEKVLVATGRMPRTTDLGLEAVDLAPGDWLDVDDTMLVRGTDWLYAVGDVNGRALLTHQGKYQARAAGDAIAARAAGAAIDDRPWGTHVATADHAHVPQVTFTDPEIASIGLTAHAATDAGRRIRVLDYDLASVAGASVYADDYRGQARAIVDEDRGVLIGATFVGPDVAELLHAATVAIVGEVPLARLWHAVPSYPTVSEVWLRWLEQYGRPNA; encoded by the coding sequence ATGAGCGAGCGGGAGTACGACGTCGTGGTCATCGGGGCGGGAGCGGTCGGCGAGAACGTCGCCGACCGCGCGGTACAGGGCGGGCTGCGCACCGTCATCGTCGAGGCCGAACTGGTCGGCGGCGAATGCTCCTACTGGGCATGCATGCCATCCAAGGCGCTGTTGCGCAGCGCCGCCGCGGTCCGCGCGGCGCGCGCCGTCGACGGCGCGCGGCAGGCGGTCACCGGCGACATCGACGTTGCGGCGGTGCTCCACCGCCGCAACGAGATCACCCACGACTGGTCCGACGAGGGGCAGGTGCAGTGGCTCGAGAGCGCCGGCATCGACCTCGTCCGCGGCCACGCCACCTTCACCGGGCCGCGCCGCCTGCGCGTGACGGATGCCGCGGGCACCAGCACCGACCTCGTCGCCCGCCACGCCGTCGCGGTGGCGACCGGATCGGCCGCGCTCCTGCCGGATGTCCCGGGGTTGCGCGAGATCGAGCCGTGGACCAGCCGCGACGCCACGAGCGCTCAGACCGTGCCGACCTCGCTCGCGATCGTCGGCGGCGGTGTGGTCGCCGCCGAGATGGCCACGGCATACGCACACCTCGGCACCGCCGTCACGATGCTCGTGCGATCGGGGCTGCTCGGCGGGACGGAGCCGTTCGCGGCAGAGCTGGTCGCGGCATCCCTCGCCGAATCGGGCGTCGACATCCGCACCGGCGTCGACGTCGTCGGCGCACGGCGCCGCGGCACCGGAGCAGGCCACAACGGCGGCGCCACCGGCGCGACGCTGGAGTTGTCCGACGGCACCCGTGTCCACGCCGAGAAGGTGCTCGTGGCGACCGGACGGATGCCGCGCACCACCGACCTGGGGCTGGAGGCGGTCGATCTGGCGCCCGGCGACTGGCTCGACGTCGACGACACGATGCTGGTGCGGGGGACGGACTGGCTCTACGCCGTGGGGGACGTCAACGGTCGCGCCCTGCTGACCCACCAGGGCAAGTACCAGGCCCGTGCCGCCGGCGACGCGATCGCCGCCCGCGCTGCCGGTGCCGCCATCGATGACCGGCCGTGGGGCACCCACGTCGCCACCGCCGACCACGCCCACGTGCCGCAGGTCACCTTCACCGACCCGGAGATCGCGTCGATCGGCCTCACGGCACACGCGGCGACCGACGCGGGCCGGCGCATCCGCGTGCTCGACTACGACCTGGCATCCGTCGCCGGCGCCTCGGTCTACGCCGACGACTACCGCGGCCAGGCGCGCGCGATCGTCGACGAGGACCGCGGCGTGCTGATCGGGGCGACCTTCGTCGGCCCCGACGTCGCCGAGCTACTACACGCGGCGACCGTCGCGATCGTCGGCGAGGTGCCGCTGGCCCGCCTCTGGCACGCTGTGCCCTCCTACCCGACGGTCAGCGAGGTGTGGCTGCGCTGGCTCGAGCAGTACGGTCGCCCGAACGCCTGA
- a CDS encoding nitroreductase family deazaflavin-dependent oxidoreductase: MSLNGEYLPSTSTWARTQAEKYEASGGTEANLLQGVPIIVLTSVGAKTGGLRKTALMRVEHDGRYAVVASKGGHPQPPAWYWNVRKNPRVRLQDGAVARDYLARELDGQEYAQWWQRAAAVWPAYDDYQTKTDRRIAVFVLEPVED, encoded by the coding sequence ATGTCGTTGAATGGTGAGTACCTGCCCAGCACGTCCACGTGGGCCCGTACCCAGGCCGAGAAGTACGAAGCCTCCGGCGGGACGGAGGCCAATCTGCTGCAGGGTGTGCCGATCATCGTGCTGACCTCGGTCGGGGCGAAGACGGGCGGCCTGCGCAAGACGGCGCTGATGCGTGTGGAGCACGACGGCCGCTACGCGGTCGTCGCGTCCAAGGGCGGCCACCCGCAGCCGCCGGCGTGGTACTGGAACGTGCGCAAGAACCCGCGGGTGCGCCTGCAGGACGGCGCCGTGGCCCGTGACTACCTCGCCCGGGAGCTGGACGGGCAGGAGTACGCGCAGTGGTGGCAGCGTGCCGCTGCGGTGTGGCCGGCGTACGACGACTACCAGACCAAGACCGATCGTCGCATCGCGGTGTTCGTGCTGGAGCCCGTCGAGGACTGA
- the purH gene encoding bifunctional phosphoribosylaminoimidazolecarboxamide formyltransferase/IMP cyclohydrolase, producing MAGPSHDPSLYRNRDTVPVRRALVSVSDKTDLLVLAAALADAGVEIVSTGSTAATIRDAGFAVTDVASVTGFPESLDGRVKTLHPSVHAGLLADLRLADHERQLADLGIEPFELVVVNLYPFVETVASGAPAEDVVEQIDIGGPAMVRASAKNFANVAIVVSPASYPAVLAAIAKGGTSLVQRRELAARAFAHTAAYDRAVSTWFAEETLAAEGELPEHLTITAERLETLRYGENSHQRAALYSRAGGHGIAQATQLQGKEMSYNNYVDADAALRAAFDLVKPAVAIIKHANPCGIAVAAPQALDPIASAHLRAHECDPVSAFGGVIAANRTVTLKMAENLRDIFTEVIVAPDFEPEALEVFRLKKNLRVLKLPVDWRQEPMDVRLVSGGLLLQDADRFPDEIESLVDGWELVVGERPADEDLSNLSFAWKTCRAVKSNAIVLAKASATVGIGMGQVNRVDSCRLAVERAGDRAAGSVAASDAFFPFADGVQVLLDAGVRTIIQPGGSVRDQEVIDAVRAAGGTMYFTGERHFFH from the coding sequence ATGGCCGGCCCGAGCCACGACCCGTCCCTGTACCGCAATCGCGACACCGTCCCGGTGCGCCGCGCGCTCGTCTCGGTGAGCGACAAGACCGACCTGCTGGTGCTCGCTGCGGCGCTCGCCGACGCCGGCGTCGAGATCGTCTCCACCGGATCCACGGCGGCCACCATCCGCGACGCCGGGTTCGCCGTGACCGACGTGGCATCCGTCACCGGATTCCCGGAGTCGCTCGACGGCAGGGTCAAGACGCTGCACCCGAGCGTGCACGCCGGGCTGCTCGCCGACCTGCGGCTGGCCGACCACGAGCGCCAGCTCGCCGACCTCGGCATCGAGCCGTTCGAGCTCGTCGTGGTGAACCTCTACCCGTTCGTCGAGACCGTCGCCTCCGGCGCGCCCGCCGAGGACGTCGTGGAGCAGATCGACATCGGTGGGCCCGCCATGGTGCGCGCCAGCGCGAAGAACTTCGCCAACGTCGCGATCGTCGTCTCCCCGGCGTCCTACCCCGCCGTGCTCGCAGCCATCGCCAAGGGCGGCACCTCGCTCGTGCAGCGTCGCGAGCTGGCCGCCCGGGCCTTCGCGCACACCGCCGCGTACGACCGCGCCGTGTCGACGTGGTTCGCGGAGGAGACCCTCGCCGCCGAGGGCGAGCTGCCCGAGCACCTGACGATCACGGCCGAGCGGCTGGAGACCCTCCGCTACGGCGAGAACTCGCACCAGCGCGCCGCGCTGTACTCCCGCGCCGGCGGCCACGGCATCGCCCAGGCGACGCAGCTGCAGGGCAAGGAGATGTCGTACAACAACTACGTCGACGCCGACGCGGCCCTGCGCGCCGCGTTCGACCTGGTCAAGCCCGCCGTCGCGATCATCAAGCACGCCAACCCGTGCGGCATCGCCGTGGCCGCCCCGCAGGCGCTGGATCCCATCGCGTCGGCGCACCTGCGGGCGCACGAGTGCGACCCGGTGTCGGCGTTCGGCGGTGTGATCGCAGCAAACCGCACCGTGACGCTGAAGATGGCCGAGAACCTGCGCGACATCTTCACTGAGGTCATCGTCGCCCCCGACTTCGAGCCGGAGGCGCTGGAGGTGTTCCGGCTGAAGAAGAACCTGCGGGTGCTGAAGCTCCCCGTCGACTGGCGGCAGGAGCCGATGGACGTGCGGCTGGTCTCCGGCGGGCTGCTGCTGCAGGACGCCGACCGGTTCCCCGACGAGATCGAGTCGCTCGTCGACGGCTGGGAGCTCGTGGTGGGGGAGCGGCCCGCGGACGAGGACCTGTCGAACCTGTCCTTCGCGTGGAAGACGTGCCGCGCGGTGAAGTCCAACGCGATCGTGCTGGCCAAGGCCTCGGCGACGGTCGGGATCGGGATGGGGCAGGTCAACCGCGTCGATTCGTGCCGGCTGGCAGTCGAACGGGCGGGCGACCGTGCAGCAGGGTCGGTCGCGGCATCCGACGCGTTCTTCCCCTTCGCCGACGGGGTGCAGGTGCTGCTGGATGCCGGCGTTCGCACGATCATCCAGCCGGGTGGCTCGGTGCGCGACCAGGAGGTCATCGACGCCGTCCGCGCCGCGGGCGGGACGATGTACTTCACCGGCGAGCGTCACTTCTTCCACTGA
- the purN gene encoding phosphoribosylglycinamide formyltransferase, translated as MLTVAVLISGAGSNLRALLEAASDPAFPARVIVVGADREASGLAHAEEFGIPSFVIPWAGAAQREAWGDELLAHLEVWKPDLVVLSGLMRLLPPAVVAAWAPRLINTHPAYLPEFPGAHGVRDALAAGVSQTGASVIVVDDGVDSGPILAQERVSVLPGDDENTLHDRIKPVERRLLIDVVRRIAVGELDLAAASTI; from the coding sequence GTGCTCACGGTCGCCGTCCTCATCTCGGGAGCCGGGTCGAACCTTCGGGCCCTGCTCGAGGCCGCGAGCGATCCCGCCTTTCCTGCGCGCGTGATCGTCGTCGGCGCCGACCGGGAAGCGTCCGGACTCGCCCACGCCGAGGAGTTCGGCATCCCGAGCTTCGTCATCCCCTGGGCCGGTGCGGCCCAGCGCGAAGCGTGGGGTGACGAGCTGCTGGCCCATCTGGAGGTCTGGAAGCCCGACCTCGTCGTGCTCAGCGGCCTGATGCGACTGCTTCCCCCCGCCGTCGTCGCGGCGTGGGCGCCGCGGCTGATCAACACCCACCCCGCCTACCTGCCGGAGTTCCCCGGCGCGCACGGTGTGCGCGACGCGCTGGCCGCCGGCGTCTCGCAGACCGGCGCCAGCGTCATCGTCGTCGACGACGGCGTCGACTCCGGTCCGATCCTCGCCCAGGAGCGCGTCAGCGTGCTGCCCGGCGACGACGAGAACACTCTTCACGACCGCATCAAGCCTGTCGAGCGGCGCCTGCTGATCGACGTCGTCCGTCGTATCGCCGTCGGCGAGCTGGATCTCGCCGCGGCATCCACCATCTGA